Within Chelatococcus sp. HY11, the genomic segment GTCGTGGCCAGCCTCGCCCGGCAGCGGATAGCGCACGACGAAGTCGTTGCCGGGCATGTGCGGAAAGCCGCGGAAATTGGCCGCATTGCCGAATTTCGCCCGACAGGTCGCGAAACGCTTGTCGCAGCCGGCCGTGATGCGCAGACGGTCGCCGACGGCGATGTTGCGCGGCACGGGCTGCCAGAGCAGCACCTCGCCGCGCCCGGTCGCCGCGCGATGCGCCTTCACATCCACGCGCATCCCCGCATTGGCCCCATCGAGCCAGCGGACCTGGCCCGCCGTGAACCAATCATCCGCATAGCCGCCGAGATCCGTCGCGCCGAAGCCGAGGCGGCCGTCGGTCGACGTCACCGCGACCTCGGCGGCGAAGGCCGGATCGGCAAGGTCGATCCCGCAATGGCCGTCGCCGAGATCGGCCGAGCAGGTGGTGCGATAGACGCGCCCCCTCTCCTCCCCGTAGCGATGCATCAGCCCGCGCACTTCCGCCGCGAAGGCATGTTCCGTGCGCCGCACCTCGCCGGTCGAGCCGACCTCCAGCAACAGGCGCGCGCTCACTTCAGCCCAGTTCACGAGCCACAGCTCGACATTGGCATCGTCGTAGAGGCCGGAGGCCAGATCATCTTCGGTGAGGCTCGCGGCGGTCAGAACCCCCGAGACATCGCCGCCGCCGACCGCAAAGCCCCGCTCGGCCGTGATTTCAGCCGCCTCCAGCCCCGTGCCAGCCCGGAAGACGACATCGGCGAAGGTGAGATCGCGATCATGGTCGGTGAAGCCCATCGCGACGCCGTCGCGGCGCGTCAGCTTCCAGCAATGGCACAAGGTCGTCACCCCGCCGGCGAGATGGCCGGCGAGCCCGGGATCGATCAGGCGCATGGAATGGCTCCAGTCGTTTTTTTTAGGTCGCGTGACAGTTGCCGCAGTTGAGGAGCAGGAAACGGCGTCGTCATTCCGGGGCGGGCCGCAAGGCCCGAGCCCGGAATCCATGAACACGACGGCAAACCAACGGAGCGCCGTAGGGACAGACGCATCTTCCTGTCAGACATGGTGTTCATGGGTTCCGGGCTCTTCGCTGACGCGAAGCCCCGGAATGACGGCGATGCTTTGGCAAGGCCGCCGCGACCAACTGTCCACAGCGCTAGTCGATGAGTTCGACCAGGGGAATCTTCGGAATGCTGCCGGCCGTGAAGGCGGCGAGATCCACCTCCAGCCGGTCGATGTCGAAGCGCACCGGCACGTCGAAGACAAAGCCCGCCGTCGCGACCTGCCCCGCTTCCGGCGGCGCGGCAAAAGTCACGAGACCTGTCGCGGTATCGCAGGTGAAAGTCTCGGCGGACTGCTCGATACCGTCGATCGCCACGCGCACCGAGCCGTTGACCGGCTTCGTGACACGGCGCTCATAGGGGTCATGGACGGCGCCATAGGTCTTGACGAGCGGGAAGACGAGGCGCTCGCCGTCGCCTTGCCCGATCACCTGATCGGTCGGCTGGGGCACCCCGGAGGGCACGCAGGATTTGCCGTCGAGCCTGTCGTGCCAGCGAAAGCCGAAGAGGCGGCCGCGGCGTTCCTCGAAGAAGGCGAGCACCGCCGCCAGCGCGTCGAGCGACTTCACGCCGTAGCCCGCGTCATAGCGGCGGCGGGAATGGGCCCAGCGCGCATTGCGGTGCTCATGGCCCGAGCCGAGGATGACGACGTCCGTGCGCCATTCCGGCCCCCCGCTTGCCGCCAGCGCGACATCGAGCGGAAAGCGAACGTCATGAAAATCATCGGGCATGGCGGCTCCTCACAGGGCGCGCTGGCCGCGTGCCACGGCACGAGCAAGGG encodes:
- a CDS encoding DUF2163 domain-containing protein; protein product: MRLIDPGLAGHLAGGVTTLCHCWKLTRRDGVAMGFTDHDRDLTFADVVFRAGTGLEAAEITAERGFAVGGGDVSGVLTAASLTEDDLASGLYDDANVELWLVNWAEVSARLLLEVGSTGEVRRTEHAFAAEVRGLMHRYGEERGRVYRTTCSADLGDGHCGIDLADPAFAAEVAVTSTDGRLGFGATDLGGYADDWFTAGQVRWLDGANAGMRVDVKAHRAATGRGEVLLWQPVPRNIAVGDRLRITAGCDKRFATCRAKFGNAANFRGFPHMPGNDFVVRYPLPGEAGHDGGSFFR
- a CDS encoding DUF2460 domain-containing protein, yielding MPDDFHDVRFPLDVALAASGGPEWRTDVVILGSGHEHRNARWAHSRRRYDAGYGVKSLDALAAVLAFFEERRGRLFGFRWHDRLDGKSCVPSGVPQPTDQVIGQGDGERLVFPLVKTYGAVHDPYERRVTKPVNGSVRVAIDGIEQSAETFTCDTATGLVTFAAPPEAGQVATAGFVFDVPVRFDIDRLEVDLAAFTAGSIPKIPLVELID